The sequence CATTTTGACACTGGCGACGATGATGCCTTTTTCCGCCAGAAACTTAGTGCACTTCTGCAACTGTTGTTTAACCCACTCGGAAACGTCCTGTTCGCTCATTGCCTGTTGTTGTTGTGTCATTATTATTATTCCTCAATTACTGCTAGCAGGGCCTGTAGCGGATGCTTAGGTTTAAAGCCCTCTATTCTAGCGGTTTGGCTACGGCATGAATAGCCTGTAGCCAGCACCTGGTGCGGCTGATATTCATTTATCGCCTGCTGCCAGCTCAGATTAAAAATACCCACAGAATGTTCGAGATGCGCTGTTTCATGGCCATAAGTACCGGCCATACCACAACAGCCCACCGACACCGGAGTCAGCTTTATTCCAGCACTGGCAAACAGTTGTTGCCATTGTTTCTCTGCACCGGGCAGCGCCGTTTTCTCTGTGCAATGGGCAAACAGTGCGTAGTCAGTCTCTGCCTTTTGTTTCACTTTGGGAAGCTCAAGACGCTGCAACCATTCATGCACCAGCAATACCTCAAAATCGCCCCGCTCTTTGCCAAGAACCTTGCTGTATTCATCACGGTAACAGAGCACCAGGGAGGGATCGATGCCCACCAGGGGAATGCCAAGCTGATTTACCTGGTTGAGGAATTCCGCAGAACTTCTCGCAGTGGCGGCAAACTCCTTCAAAAACCCCTTAACATGCTGCGGCTTACCATTAGGTTTAAAGGGCAAGACCACAGGTTTCAGCCCCAGTTTCTCCGCCAGTTTAACCAAATCGGCCACCACTTCGGCTTCATAAAAACTGGTAAAAGGATCCTGCACAATCAGCACATAGTGCTGACGCTCATCCTCACTTAAACGCTGCAGGGCTGGCAGATCAAATTTTGTGGCGGCAGGAATACGTCGGGTCAGCACTGGTGTGGATAACACCGGTGCATCCACATAGCCGATACGGGTTTTAAGCAGCCCTTTGACCGGTTTAAGGCCCATAATGCCATTTACCAGTGCAGGCATTCTCGCCAGCAGCGGCGCCATCTTTTCGATATTAGCCACCAGATAATCTTTCATGGGTCTGGCATAACGACTGTAATACAGACTTAAAAAGCGGGCACGAAACCCCGGCACATCGACATTCACCGGGCACTGACTGGCACAGGCTTTACAGGCCAGACAGCCGTCCATGGCCTCCATCACCTGATGAGAGAAGTCGTCATTTTGCGATTTATCACCACTGTTTCGCAGACGCTTCCATAAAGATGGCGTTACCTGCGATTGCTCCAACTGATTGATATCACTGCCCTGATTCGACAACAAGCGCAGCCATTCGCGCATCAGACCGGCCCGGCCTTTTGGGCTATGGCGCCGGTCGCGGGTGATCTTACTCGACGGACACATGGGTGAGGTGGTGTCATAATTAAAACACAGACCATTACCGTTACAACTCATGGCCGGTTCAAACGCCTCGCGCACTGCAACCGGGATTTGTCTGTCATAGCTGCCACGCTTGGTATCCCCTACCCTGACCAGAGATTCTTCAGAGCCAAAAGGCGTGCAGATTTTACCCGGGTTCATTTTATTTAAGGGATCAAAGGCGCCTTTAATGTGCCGCAGCTCAGTAAATAATTCTTCACCAAAAAACGCCGGGCCGTATTCACTGCGATAACCCTTGCCGTGCTCACCCCACATCAGGCCGCCATATTTGGCCACCAGGGCCACCACCTGATCGGAAATTTCCTGCATCAGGTTTTCCTGCTGTGGGTCACAGAGATCCAGTGCCGGGCGCACATGCAACACGCCGGCATCCACATGGCCGAACATGCCGTAATTAAGGCCCTTGCTGTCAAGCAGTGCGCGGAACTCCATAATAAAATCTGCCAGCTTCTCCGGTGGCACCGCGGTATCCTCGGCAAAGGCCACCGGCTTTTGTTCACCTTTGGTTTTACCCAACAGGCCCACGGCCTTTTTTCGCATGGCATAGATTTTATTAATATGGGAAACGTCATCGGTAAGCTGATAGCCAATCACCCCGGCCCCGCCGTCTTCAATACAGTGATCCAGACGGGCACACAGGTTTTCCACCTTGGCGTCCATATCATCAGCATCTTCGCTGTTGTACTCCACCATATTCAGGCCCAGCAGTGTCTTATTCGGCACATCCTCGATCAGTTCGCTGACCGAATGCCAGATAATATCCTCTCTGGCAAGATTAAGGACTTTACTATCGACGGTTTCAACCGACGTGGCCTGTGCGGCTACCATTTCTGGTGCATGGCGCAGGGCCGATTCAAAGGAGTCATATTTTACGTTTACCAGGGTCTTGTACCTGGCAATAGGTGTTACATTGAGTTTAGCCTCTGCCACAAAGGCCAGCGAACCTTCAGAGCCTGTGATAACGCGGCTAAGGTCAAAGTGCTGCATCGACTCATCAAACACATGCTCAAGATCGTAGCCAGTCAGAAAACGGTTCAGACGCGGGAATTTAGCCAGGATCTGCTCACGTTTTTGCTCACAGCTCTGTAGTACCTGTTTAACCACTTTGCCAACAGGCGTGTTCTGATTAGCCTGTTCTCTGGCCTGTTCAATGGGTATGGGGTGAGTGTCCAGCAGGCTGCCATCAGCCAGCACAGATCGGAGGGAGAGCACATGATCACTGGTTTTACCGTACACCAGTGAGCCCTGCCCTGAGGCATCGGTATTGATCATACCGCCAATGGTGGCGCGGTTACTGGTGGAAAGATCCGGTGCAAAAAAGAACCCGTGCGGGCGCAGAAAGTCATTTAACTGGTCTTTGACCACGCCGGCCTCAACCTTTACCCAGCCCTGTTCGGCATTAAAATCCAGAATGCGGTTCATATACCGCGACAGATCCACCACAATCCCGGAGGTCAGAGACTGACCATTGGTACCGGTACCGCCGCCGCGGGCCGAAAAGCGCACATCCCCATGCAACTCAGCCAACTGGCCAATACACTGCAGATCCTCGACACTGCGGGGAAATACCACCGCCTGTGGCAGTTTCTGATACACCGAGTTATCCGTTGCCACGGCCAGCCGGCTGGCATAACTGGTTTCAATATCACCACTAAAGCCTGCCGCTGGCAGTGCCTTCAGATAGTCCAGATAGTTTTTTTCAACTGATGACAGGGCGTCGACTCGGGGTAACATCGGCAACTTTATGTTATTCAAAGTGGGCGGCATTATATCATAAGGAGTTGATTACGCATGATTTCAGTGCTGGGTTCTGCGGTGCTTTTTAGTCTGTTTTGACATCAGTTGTAACAGTTATGAGGGTGCATATGGATCAGGCTTTGGCTAAGGTTTAACCTGAAACAGGTTCGGGAGATTGATAATGTTAAGAACACTGCGCATCACCGTAGGCGCGCTCTTCACCAGGTTCGGGAGATTGATAATGTTAAGAACACTGCGCATCACCGTAGGCGCGCTCTTCACTCTGGTGGGCGTTGTTTTTGCCATCCTGCCCGGTTCCATCTTATTTTTACTCAGCGGTCTGGTATTACTGAGTATGGAATTCCCGAAAATTCGCAACGCACTGGGGCATTGCCAGAAAGCCATGCAAACCAGCGCCCGAAAACTGGACCGCTACCTGCTCCAGCGGAAACTCAGCCGCTGAACAGAATTGCAGCAGTTAAGCCGCCGGGGCGAAAAAGCACTTGCACCGGATAAGCCCCATGGCTATTATACGCGCCGTTTCCGGTAATCACCGAAAACGGCCTTTTATTGTGCGTCCGTAGCTCAGTTGGTTAGAGCGCTGCCTTGACATGGCAGAGGTCGGTAGTTCGAGTCTACTCGGACGCACCACTCCCCTGATTCCCGATTGCTATCTGCACAAAACTACCACTCAGACTGATCGTTTCTTTAACACTTTACAGAGCAACTAATCTCAGCAGTTCAGTTCCGGGTCGTTACTCAGAATGCCTAAGACCAGCCGATGTGCCTGTCCTGCTCCGGATTTGCTCCCGAACTCGCAGGGTCATTGTTTGTTCCTTAAAGCCTGAGTCAGCTGTTCCTTATTCATCTTACTGCGATCCTTAATATTTCGTTCTCTGGCGAGGTTGTAAAGCTCCCGACGGGTTCTCTGTTCATACTCTTTGTTGGGATTACCCGT comes from Lacimicrobium alkaliphilum and encodes:
- a CDS encoding FAD-binding and (Fe-S)-binding domain-containing protein, whose product is MLPRVDALSSVEKNYLDYLKALPAAGFSGDIETSYASRLAVATDNSVYQKLPQAVVFPRSVEDLQCIGQLAELHGDVRFSARGGGTGTNGQSLTSGIVVDLSRYMNRILDFNAEQGWVKVEAGVVKDQLNDFLRPHGFFFAPDLSTSNRATIGGMINTDASGQGSLVYGKTSDHVLSLRSVLADGSLLDTHPIPIEQAREQANQNTPVGKVVKQVLQSCEQKREQILAKFPRLNRFLTGYDLEHVFDESMQHFDLSRVITGSEGSLAFVAEAKLNVTPIARYKTLVNVKYDSFESALRHAPEMVAAQATSVETVDSKVLNLAREDIIWHSVSELIEDVPNKTLLGLNMVEYNSEDADDMDAKVENLCARLDHCIEDGGAGVIGYQLTDDVSHINKIYAMRKKAVGLLGKTKGEQKPVAFAEDTAVPPEKLADFIMEFRALLDSKGLNYGMFGHVDAGVLHVRPALDLCDPQQENLMQEISDQVVALVAKYGGLMWGEHGKGYRSEYGPAFFGEELFTELRHIKGAFDPLNKMNPGKICTPFGSEESLVRVGDTKRGSYDRQIPVAVREAFEPAMSCNGNGLCFNYDTTSPMCPSSKITRDRRHSPKGRAGLMREWLRLLSNQGSDINQLEQSQVTPSLWKRLRNSGDKSQNDDFSHQVMEAMDGCLACKACASQCPVNVDVPGFRARFLSLYYSRYARPMKDYLVANIEKMAPLLARMPALVNGIMGLKPVKGLLKTRIGYVDAPVLSTPVLTRRIPAATKFDLPALQRLSEDERQHYVLIVQDPFTSFYEAEVVADLVKLAEKLGLKPVVLPFKPNGKPQHVKGFLKEFAATARSSAEFLNQVNQLGIPLVGIDPSLVLCYRDEYSKVLGKERGDFEVLLVHEWLQRLELPKVKQKAETDYALFAHCTEKTALPGAEKQWQQLFASAGIKLTPVSVGCCGMAGTYGHETAHLEHSVGIFNLSWQQAINEYQPHQVLATGYSCRSQTARIEGFKPKHPLQALLAVIEE
- a CDS encoding tellurium resistance protein TerC produces the protein MLRTLRITVGALFTLVGVVFAILPGSILFLLSGLVLLSMEFPKIRNALGHCQKAMQTSARKLDRYLLQRKLSR